From the Acidicapsa ligni genome, one window contains:
- a CDS encoding AAA family ATPase: protein MTGSLVLLTGASGVGKTTIASEIEKLHPEIVVFRSDALIGVPTAEEMTARYGAGPEAGSAWQREVTQQWLDRIVPILASGQSVLLDLQTRIAFLLEAIAAHDISHARIILVECDDETRNSRLIHDRKQPELANENMAGWARYLHQEALAAECEIIDTGALSIDEGVERIVSYLLL, encoded by the coding sequence ATGACAGGGTCTTTGGTTCTGCTTACCGGAGCTTCCGGAGTTGGAAAGACGACGATCGCTTCAGAGATTGAGAAGCTGCATCCGGAAATCGTGGTGTTCCGGTCTGACGCGCTTATTGGCGTTCCAACAGCAGAGGAAATGACGGCGCGGTATGGCGCTGGACCCGAAGCTGGAAGCGCTTGGCAGCGAGAAGTTACTCAACAATGGCTTGATCGAATAGTGCCAATACTTGCATCGGGGCAATCTGTCTTACTGGATTTACAGACGCGAATCGCTTTTCTTCTGGAAGCAATTGCGGCTCACGACATTTCACATGCCCGAATTATTCTTGTGGAGTGTGATGACGAAACTCGCAATTCCCGTCTCATCCATGATCGAAAGCAGCCAGAGTTAGCGAATGAAAACATGGCTGGTTGGGCGCGATATCTGCATCAAGAGGCACTGGCTGCTGAGTGCGAAATCATTGATACCGGAGCGCTCTCGATAGATGAAGGCGTTGAGCGAATTGTCTCTTATCTGTTGCTGTAG
- a CDS encoding PadR family transcriptional regulator, which translates to MDKAKLDKAKLDLVRGTLDVLILKALAWGPLHGYAITSLILRQSDEALLVEEGTLYPALWRLESKALLAAEWGLSENNRKAKFYRLTTSGRRQLRQETKTWEAYALAVAKVLNATQPPIVDEAV; encoded by the coding sequence ATGGATAAGGCTAAATTGGACAAGGCTAAACTCGATCTGGTTCGCGGCACCCTCGACGTTCTTATCCTCAAAGCTCTCGCCTGGGGACCGCTCCACGGCTACGCCATCACCAGCCTCATCCTCCGCCAGAGCGACGAAGCCCTCTTAGTCGAAGAAGGCACACTCTACCCCGCACTCTGGCGTCTCGAAAGCAAAGCTCTTCTCGCCGCCGAGTGGGGACTATCCGAGAACAATCGCAAAGCCAAGTTCTATCGCCTCACAACCAGTGGTCGCCGCCAATTACGCCAGGAAACCAAAACATGGGAAGCCTACGCCCTCGCCGTCGCCAAGGTTCTCAACGCGACCCAGCCGCCAATCGTTGATGAGGCAGTATGA